One window of the Gavia stellata isolate bGavSte3 chromosome 9, bGavSte3.hap2, whole genome shotgun sequence genome contains the following:
- the LDB1 gene encoding LIM domain-binding protein 1 isoform X1 → MLDRDVGPTPMYPPTYLEPGIGRHTPYGNQTDYRIFELNKRLQNWTEECDNLWWDAFTTEFFEDDAMLTITFCLEDGPKRYTIGRTLIPRYFRSIFEGGATELYYVLKHPKESFHNNFVSLDCDQCTMVTQHGKPMFTQVCVEGRLYLEFMFDDMMRIKTWHFSIRQHRELIPRSILAMHAQDPQMLDQLSKNITRCGLSNSTLNYLRLCVILEPMQELMSRHKTYSLSPRDCLKTCLFQKWQRMVAPPAEPARQQPSKRRKRKMSGGSTMSSGGGNTNNSNSKKKSPASTFALSSQVPDVMVVGEPTLMGGEFGDEDERLITRLENTQFDAANGIDDEDSFNNSPALGANSPWNSKPPSSQESKSENPTSQASQ, encoded by the exons ATGCTGGATCGAGATGTGGG ACCTACTCCCATGTACCCACCGACATACCTGGAGCCTGGAATTGG GAGGCACACGCCGTATGGGAACCAGACTGACTACAGGATATTTGAGCTCAACAAGAGGCTGCAGAACTGGACAgag GAATGTGACAATCTGTGGTGGGACGCCTTCACCACGGAGTTCTTCGAGGATGACGCCATGTTAACAATCACTTTCTGCTTGGAGGATGGACCAAAGAGATACA CGATCGGCCGGACTCTGATTCCCCGTTACTTCCGCAGCATCTTTGAAGGGGGGGCCACAGAGCTCTACTATGTGCTCAAGCACCCCAAGGAGTCCTTCCACAACAACTTTGTCTCACTGGACTGTGACCAGTGCACCATGGTGACCCAGCACGGCAAGCCCATGTTCACCCAG GTGTGTGTGGAGGGGCGGCTCTACCTGGAGTTCATGTTCGACGACATGATGAGGATAAAGACATGGCATTTCAGCATCCGCCAGCATCGAGAGCTCATCCCCCGCAGCATCCTTGCCATGCAT GCACAGGACCCTCAGATGCTGGACCAGTTATCCAAGAACATCACCCGCTGTGGGCTCTCAAACTCCACACTCAACTACCTCCGA ctctgtgtAATCCTAGAACCAATGCAGGAGCTCATGTCACGGCACAAGACCTACAGCCTCAGTCCCCGGGACTGCCTCAAGACTTGCCTCTTCCAGAAGTGGCAGCGGATGGTCGCTCCGCCTG cGGAGCCAGCACggcagcagcccagcaagcGCCGGAAAAGGAAGATGTCGGGAGGTAGCACCATGAGCTCCGGCGGGGGAAACAccaacaacagcaacagcaagaaGAAGAGCCCAGCCAGCACCTTTGCCCTGTCCAGTCAGGTACCT GATGTGATGGTGGTAGGCGAGCCCACGCTGATGGGGGGGGAGTTTGGGGACGAGGATGAGCGGCTCATCACCCGGCTGGAGAACACGCAGTTTGACGCCGCCAACGGCATCGACGATGAGGACAGCTTCAACAACTCGCCGGCGCTGGGGGCCAACAGCCCCTGGAACAGCAAACCGCcctccagccaggagagcaAGTCAGAGAATCCCACGTCGCAGGCGTCGCAGTAA
- the LDB1 gene encoding LIM domain-binding protein 1 isoform X2 — protein sequence MLDRDVGPTPMYPPTYLEPGIGRHTPYGNQTDYRIFELNKRLQNWTEECDNLWWDAFTTEFFEDDAMLTITFCLEDGPKRYTIGRTLIPRYFRSIFEGGATELYYVLKHPKESFHNNFVSLDCDQCTMVTQHGKPMFTQVCVEGRLYLEFMFDDMMRIKTWHFSIRQHRELIPRSILAMHAQDPQMLDQLSKNITRCGLSNSTLNYLRLCVILEPMQELMSRHKTYSLSPRDCLKTCLFQKWQRMVAPPAEPARQQPSKRRKRKMSGGSTMSSGGGNTNNSNSKKKSPASTFALSSQDVMVVGEPTLMGGEFGDEDERLITRLENTQFDAANGIDDEDSFNNSPALGANSPWNSKPPSSQESKSENPTSQASQ from the exons ATGCTGGATCGAGATGTGGG ACCTACTCCCATGTACCCACCGACATACCTGGAGCCTGGAATTGG GAGGCACACGCCGTATGGGAACCAGACTGACTACAGGATATTTGAGCTCAACAAGAGGCTGCAGAACTGGACAgag GAATGTGACAATCTGTGGTGGGACGCCTTCACCACGGAGTTCTTCGAGGATGACGCCATGTTAACAATCACTTTCTGCTTGGAGGATGGACCAAAGAGATACA CGATCGGCCGGACTCTGATTCCCCGTTACTTCCGCAGCATCTTTGAAGGGGGGGCCACAGAGCTCTACTATGTGCTCAAGCACCCCAAGGAGTCCTTCCACAACAACTTTGTCTCACTGGACTGTGACCAGTGCACCATGGTGACCCAGCACGGCAAGCCCATGTTCACCCAG GTGTGTGTGGAGGGGCGGCTCTACCTGGAGTTCATGTTCGACGACATGATGAGGATAAAGACATGGCATTTCAGCATCCGCCAGCATCGAGAGCTCATCCCCCGCAGCATCCTTGCCATGCAT GCACAGGACCCTCAGATGCTGGACCAGTTATCCAAGAACATCACCCGCTGTGGGCTCTCAAACTCCACACTCAACTACCTCCGA ctctgtgtAATCCTAGAACCAATGCAGGAGCTCATGTCACGGCACAAGACCTACAGCCTCAGTCCCCGGGACTGCCTCAAGACTTGCCTCTTCCAGAAGTGGCAGCGGATGGTCGCTCCGCCTG cGGAGCCAGCACggcagcagcccagcaagcGCCGGAAAAGGAAGATGTCGGGAGGTAGCACCATGAGCTCCGGCGGGGGAAACAccaacaacagcaacagcaagaaGAAGAGCCCAGCCAGCACCTTTGCCCTGTCCAGTCAG GATGTGATGGTGGTAGGCGAGCCCACGCTGATGGGGGGGGAGTTTGGGGACGAGGATGAGCGGCTCATCACCCGGCTGGAGAACACGCAGTTTGACGCCGCCAACGGCATCGACGATGAGGACAGCTTCAACAACTCGCCGGCGCTGGGGGCCAACAGCCCCTGGAACAGCAAACCGCcctccagccaggagagcaAGTCAGAGAATCCCACGTCGCAGGCGTCGCAGTAA